The genome window GTTTTTAAGCTTGAAAGCACCCCTGAACTTTATCCCGAAAACAAGAAGATGGTGCGCATCAGGGAAGCCGGTGGTCATTGGCTGCTTTCTCCCAGGCCCGACGGATTCACGGATGTGGAATACGAGTTTTTTGCAGATCCCGGAGGAAACCTTCCCGGGTGGCTGGTAAACGCCTTTATCGTAAATGGCCCGCACAAAACGATGAAGAATCTGAAAGCGTTGCTCTCTGAGGAGGGTTAGAGGAAACTCTTCTACAGATTTTAATCACAACGGATTACCCGAAAACAAAAGCCCCGCTGGGGAGCGGGGCTTTTGTTTCGTAAGGGTTTCTTCAAACCCAAACTCAAACCAACTAATCCTTACTATGAAAACGTTTCAAATATCGGGGCTTTTCGTGAAAAATCACCGCGGAGTGCTTTGAAGTATGAACCAAATTAGCGATTCCTCTTGGAGTTTGAAACTGAATGTACGGGGTGTAAGTGATTGCCAATACTATGGATTTTTGGCTGCCATTTAGAATTCATAAACGCCGCAACTATCTTTTTATTAGCGCTTTGTTTTGTTGTGTTTGCGGTTGAGAGACTGTTTTTAGATCGTTTTGCAACTAAACGACAATCTACAAAACCTAAGCACCATTGTGACCCTTATTTCAGAGCGCAACATTGAATTCCTCAGATTACTTTTTTACCAGGCGCATGGTTGCGGTTCCGTTTGCGCTTTCGAATCTCACAACATACAATCCTGCATTTCCTTTAATATTCAACATGTGCTGAGATTCTTGAATTTGACCGGACTCCACCATTTGTCCGATTCCGTTGTACACCTCAAGTTGAAGTGGCAAGTCGTTGGGAGATGTACGGATGTAAAAATTGCCATCCGAAGGATTGGGAAACACCGTCACAAACAAATCGTTACTCTGCTGTTGCAACGAGGTTACAAAGGTGTTGGGTGCTCCGGGTGTACCTCCCGCCTCCGGGCGTGCAAACCAGTTTTCTGCCAAGGTGTTGTCGAGCAACGGGTCAATCAGCTCCAAGGTAGGTCCCAGTCCATTGGGTGTAGTAGGCCAGGGAGGATTTACTCCATAAAACACATGGTCTATCAGCTCCATGTTGTCATTGTAAAGCCTCAACAACTCTCCGTTACTACTGAAGCCAAAGTCAAACGGCCCATGCACATTACCCACGTTTGGATGGTGCATCAGAAATGCCACAGGATCTTCGGCAAGAATCAGAAACTCGCCTGGAGCCAGCCATGCACCCGGTCCAAACACATACTGGTTGTTGTCGTTGTCATCGCGAAACTCCCAGTTCTCCAAAAGTACCGGAGCTTGCCCGGCATTGGTCAGCTCTACCCAATCTTCCGTATCGAGAAAGGGGGCAGACTTGTAATTAATTTCGTTGATGACGATTTGCGTGGGAATGGCATTACTCGGCTCGAACAAGGCGGTAAAGGTGGAATCGCTCTGCATCCAAACTTCAATGTGATGCGTTTCCAATCCGGATTCCACCCATTCTACAAACTGGTAGCCCGTGTTGGGGACAGCGGTGAGGTTCACAGGCACTCCTTTAAAATAATAGCCGCTCCATGGGTTTTCGTCGGTAAAGATGGTGTTCACTTTAATAGTTCCGGCACCGTCTGGTTCCACATTAAGGGTGATGACGTGTTCGGATTCAACGTGATCCCATTTATTCATGATATGCTGACGGCACCAGTGCGCACGCGGGGCATTCCAGTTTTCGAGAATTTGCACTGCGTTGTTCCAAACTGAAAGGTTGTAGCCCCATCGTTCAATTTGCTTGTCAATTTCCTGACCGTATAGTTCTTTAAAATACTCAATCTGATCCTGCACTCTGTCGGTTCTGAGCCAGCTATTGAGTAAGTCGGCGTGACGGGTGATGAAGTATTCCACAAAACCGGGATTGTCTTTGAGGTTATTCATCATATAGGTACTGTTTTGAATACCCCAGTGGGGTGGCCAACCGCCCCATGTCATGGCCATGTGAAGCGCGTCAAAATTGGGGTTTCCGTGGTCATTGTTCGGATAACATCCCATGCCGTATTCGGTATCCCAAAGTATCCATTTCCATTTGGTTTCAGGCATGTTGCGCGGCCTGTAGTATTTAATGTTGTTGGAAAGCCAGTCGCGGTTGGCCGTCCATATTTCAGTAACCATGTAATCCACATAATTGCGAATATCAATCCAGTCTTCAATCACGGCATAGTGTTCTTCATCGGCCATGTCGTTTTGCATCAGGTAGTCGCGCATGGCGTCGTAGTCTTCCCAGTCGCCGGCTTTTTGGTCGCGCGAATCGGGAGTGGTGGCCACTCTTTCCAGAAAATCTACATCCGTAAAACCGTAGTTGCTTTCAATAAACCAGCGATCCTGACGCTCACGAAGATTGTACATCCCCCAGTATTCGCCGTTTAGATACACGTTTACAGGCTTGAAAGCAGCGTAAATGTTGTCGTCGTCAATCTCCGAAAAAATCTTGTGGGCCATCACATCCCTGAAATGCGTTCGGGCCAGTTGCTGTCCGTCATTTGCTCCGTTGCGAAGAACCAAACGCTTAAACCAATGAACATCCTTCATCGGAAAGATCTGGTGATCTATTTGGTTGTAGCCGTAATTGGAGCGGGCATACAACCGAAGGCTCTGCTGGGGACGGGTATCCGGAGAGTGTATCTTGATTCCACCATCGATTTCCCACTCCAGCGTTCCGTCGTTGGTGAAGTATTCAATGTGAATGGGCTTCTCAAGACCTGAAAAACGGTTGTCATAGATTCCTGAGCTACCCCAGATGTGATGGTCGTCTGTGACAAGCGATATGATATCCAACGAAAAGTCGTCCTCGGCTATAAAAGTGTTGGTGGCCACCGCACTGGGTAAGTAGTCTTCCTTAAAAGCCCGTGCACGAAGCATGGTGGTTTCACTGATTTCAACAGGCCCTGCGTACAATGTGCTGCTGTCGGTAGGGGTGCTGCCGTCCAATGTGTAACGAACTTCAGCACCCGGATAAAACACACCTATGCTCACAAATACAGGATCTGTAATCAAGGCTTCATTGTGCGAAAACTCAGGCATGGGCAGGTACCCGAAAAGCCCAGGCGTGTCGTTTGGCGCGAGGGGAGTAGGCTCAGGAAAGAAGTTCCAGCCAACACCGTCGAGGGTTCTTCCGTAAGTTACATCGCTGATTTGCTGATCAAAAGCTATTCCGTCAATCAGCATCACATCGTCGGGAGTGTAAATACCGAAATACTCTCCACTGCCCGAAAGGCTGAAGGTTACGTGATTCGCTCCCTGCTCGGGCTGATTGTCGCACCAGAGGAGCAAAAAATCACCCGGCTCAATTACAAACTGCCCGGGTGTATCCTCTATAAGTTGGTGCTTGGTGGGATTGTTGGGGTTGTCGGAGACGTATGCTCCGTTCAGGTCCACAGGTTCGTCGCCGTAATTGAAAATTTCAACCCAGTCGTCGTATTCTCCAAACTCATCCGCAATGGTTTCGTTGTTGATGGCGGCAATTTCGTTGACCCATAAATCCCACTCCTGAGATGCTGCCTGAGAGCGCATTAGCCATAGCATAGCACTGTCAGGCTCTTCGTAGTGTTTTTGGCCAAGCACCGGACTTAGCCACAAAACGGTAAGTGAAAGCAGAAATAGCCTCATCAATTTAATGTTGGTTCGGTATTATTCACGTTTGAAAACGGCTAAGGTTGCCAGTTTACGCGTATTAAATTACCACAGCAAATAGTTGATCATTTACTGCCTGCCTCACTTTTCGAAAAGTGCCACCGCCTCAACATGCGAAGTGTGAGGAAACTGGTCAACAAGTGTAAGCTTCTTGAGCTGATATCCTGCTTCAGTCAATCGCTCACAGTCTCGGGCCTGTGTGGCGGGGTTACACGATATATACACCATGCGGTGGGCACCGAGTCGGATGACCTTCTCGAGCGTTTTGGGGGCGATGCCTGCGCGGGGAGGATCCATCATCACCAGCGCAATATTGTGTTGCAAATGGGGGTGGGCGTAGAGGAATTTCCCCACATCACCGGTGTGAAAATCCACATTGGTGAGTTGGTTCCGTATTGCGTTGTCGCGTGCGTCTTCCACCGCCGACCCGACAATCTCTACTCCTGTAATGGTTCTTTCCGGTAATTTTTGAGCCAGTAGCTGGGTGATGGTGCCGGTGCCACAAAATAAATCGAGCATGGCCTCTCCGCGCAAACCCGGAGCCATGGCGTAGTCGATGGCCTTGGCATAAAGCAACTCGGCGCAGCGCGGGTTGGGTTGAAAAAAACTTTGTACTCCAATTTTGAATTGCAAACCATTAAGTTGTTCAGTAACGTGATCGGCACCGTATAGAAGCCGGATATGTTTGGCCTCGAGCGAAGAGCGGTCGCCTGTTTGGTCGTTGATGCCATGAAACACGGAGGTAAGTCGTTCACCAAAGCAACTCCGGCATTTCTCAACAAAACCATTAGCGTTGAAATGCTTGTCGGGATCTTCGTGGGTAATGAGGTGAAGCATCAGGGTGTTTTCCGCAAAGCTCTTCCGAACAATCAAGTTCTTAAAAAAGCCCTCCCGTTTGCGCGGGTTCCACGCCGCAAGCCCGGTAGATTCAAGGTACCCGCGTATTTCAGAAAGCTTTGTTTCAACCTGTGCGTCAAAAAGCCCTGAGTCACGATTGAGGTTTTCAACTGCCCACCATGAGCCCCTTTTTTTAAAACCGAGCGAAAAAGCATCGGTTTCGGTATCTGTTTCCCGCTGGTATTGAATGGAGCTGAATGAGTACTCCATCTTGTTGCGGTAGTGCCAGGTAAGTGGAGATTCTATCCACTTGTCGTACAAATCGCGAACATTCTTCACCTTTCCAATGCGCTCATAAAGCCCAAATGCGGCTTCTTCTTTCAGATTTCGCTGATTGTCAACCGGCAGACGGGCATAGGGCGCGCCCGGAATTTCCTGAAAAGGTATTTCAACTTCGTGGGCTGAGCGCTCAAGCACCTTTACCAATTTACACTCTGCGTAACGTTTTTTGGCTTTCACCACACGCGCTTCCACGTGCTGACCCGGTAGCGCATTTTGCACAAATACAACCAGGTCGCCATCATCAGTGGGTATTCGGCCAATGCCTTTTCCTCCAAACGCGTAGTCTTGCACGCGAAGCTGAATGAGTTTTCCGGGGCGAAGTTTTTCCATGGCGCCAAAGGTAGAATTGCCACAGGGTTTTTCACTGCATCGGCCCCCGATTAAGCATTCAAATTGCTACTTTTGCCTTTGGGTGATTTCTCCCCCGGTAGCCGCAGTTTTGGGTTGCGGTCAAAAGAAGGAAAGGATAGGCTTTCTCCGCGATGAAGGTCATTGTTCTAACCCTTTAAATTCCAAGAGTCATGGAAACAACAACACAAATGTCGGCCGCTACTGCAGCGGCCATCGAGCGCGAAAATAAACACGGAGCCCACAATTACCACCCATTACCTGTAGTACTTGAGCGCGGGGAGGGTGTATATGTGTGGGATGTGGACGGAAAGAAATACTTTGATTTTCTCTCTGCGTACTCCGCAGTGAATCAAGGTCATTGCCACCCTCACATCATTGGAGCTTTAAAGACGCAGGCCGAAAAACTCACCCTTACCTCACGGGCTTTTCACAGCGACGCTTTGGGCGAGTACGAGGAGTTTGTAACAAACTATTTTGGATTCGACAAGGTGTTGCCCATGAACACAGGAGCCGAGGCTGTTGAGACAGCCATTAAGCTATGCCGCAAATGGGCTTATGAGCGCAAAGGAGTGGCATCCGATAAGGCCAAAATTATTGTATGCGACCAGAATTTTCACGGTAGAACCACTACCATCATTTCATTCTCCAACGATGAGGATGCCCGCAGAAATTTTGGCCCTTACACACCCGGTTTTATCCGCATTCCATACAACAACCTGAAAGCGCTTGAGCAGGCTTTGGAGGACAAGGACGTGGCTGGATTTCTGGTGGAGCCAATTCAGGGCGAAGCCGGTGTAATGGTGCCAGACGCCGATTTTCTCCCAAAAGCAGCGGCCATGTGTCGCGAGCGAAACGTGCTCTTTATCGCCGACGAGGTGCAAACAGGTATTGCCCGAACCGGAAGTTTGCTGGCCGTTTGTGGCAATTGCAATTGCGAAAATGCTTGTGAGCGAGGCAATAGCTACACGCGACCGGATGTTTTGATTCTGGGTAAAGCGCTCTCCGGAGGAGTATATCCGGTTTCGGCGGTGCTGGCAAACAATGAGGTGATGGATGTAATCAAACCCGGGCAGCACGGTTCTACATTTGGTGGAAATCCGCTGGCAGCTCGCGTGGCTGTTGCAGCCCTGGAGGTAGTGAGCAACGAAAAACTCGCTCAGCACGCCCGCAGAATGGGTAATATTTTCCGCACAGAAATGGAGAAGTTTATTACCGATTCTAAAACCGTAGTGAAGGTGAGGGGCAAGGGTCTGCTGAATGCCATTGTCATCAACGATTCGCCCGAGGGCAAAATGGCTTGGGAGATTTGCCTCAAATTGCGCGACAACGGTTTACTGGCCAAGCCAACCCACGGTAACATCATCCGTTTTGCGCCACCGCTGGTGATGACCGAGGAGCAGTTAATGGAATGTATTGACATCATCAAGCGCTCCATCAACCAATACGAAGCAAGCCGCGGCTAGGCGTGTTGCTTACATTTGCTTTTATCTTTGCCCGCGTAGCCAATCAAAGGTGCGCGGGTTTTTTCTGCGACCACCCGAAAAGATAAACACAACCAAATGACCACAGCTGCAATTATTACGCTCATCATCATTGGGTTGGCAATTGGGCTTTTCGTTTGGGAAAAATTCTCCGCTGATCTTGTAGCCCTGC of Cryomorphaceae bacterium contains these proteins:
- a CDS encoding T9SS C-terminal target domain-containing protein, with amino-acid sequence MRLFLLSLTVLWLSPVLGQKHYEEPDSAMLWLMRSQAASQEWDLWVNEIAAINNETIADEFGEYDDWVEIFNYGDEPVDLNGAYVSDNPNNPTKHQLIEDTPGQFVIEPGDFLLLWCDNQPEQGANHVTFSLSGSGEYFGIYTPDDVMLIDGIAFDQQISDVTYGRTLDGVGWNFFPEPTPLAPNDTPGLFGYLPMPEFSHNEALITDPVFVSIGVFYPGAEVRYTLDGSTPTDSSTLYAGPVEISETTMLRARAFKEDYLPSAVATNTFIAEDDFSLDIISLVTDDHHIWGSSGIYDNRFSGLEKPIHIEYFTNDGTLEWEIDGGIKIHSPDTRPQQSLRLYARSNYGYNQIDHQIFPMKDVHWFKRLVLRNGANDGQQLARTHFRDVMAHKIFSEIDDDNIYAAFKPVNVYLNGEYWGMYNLRERQDRWFIESNYGFTDVDFLERVATTPDSRDQKAGDWEDYDAMRDYLMQNDMADEEHYAVIEDWIDIRNYVDYMVTEIWTANRDWLSNNIKYYRPRNMPETKWKWILWDTEYGMGCYPNNDHGNPNFDALHMAMTWGGWPPHWGIQNSTYMMNNLKDNPGFVEYFITRHADLLNSWLRTDRVQDQIEYFKELYGQEIDKQIERWGYNLSVWNNAVQILENWNAPRAHWCRQHIMNKWDHVESEHVITLNVEPDGAGTIKVNTIFTDENPWSGYYFKGVPVNLTAVPNTGYQFVEWVESGLETHHIEVWMQSDSTFTALFEPSNAIPTQIVINEINYKSAPFLDTEDWVELTNAGQAPVLLENWEFRDDNDNNQYVFGPGAWLAPGEFLILAEDPVAFLMHHPNVGNVHGPFDFGFSSNGELLRLYNDNMELIDHVFYGVNPPWPTTPNGLGPTLELIDPLLDNTLAENWFARPEAGGTPGAPNTFVTSLQQQSNDLFVTVFPNPSDGNFYIRTSPNDLPLQLEVYNGIGQMVESGQIQESQHMLNIKGNAGLYVVRFESANGTATMRLVKK
- the rlmD gene encoding 23S rRNA (uracil(1939)-C(5))-methyltransferase RlmD translates to MEKLRPGKLIQLRVQDYAFGGKGIGRIPTDDGDLVVFVQNALPGQHVEARVVKAKKRYAECKLVKVLERSAHEVEIPFQEIPGAPYARLPVDNQRNLKEEAAFGLYERIGKVKNVRDLYDKWIESPLTWHYRNKMEYSFSSIQYQRETDTETDAFSLGFKKRGSWWAVENLNRDSGLFDAQVETKLSEIRGYLESTGLAAWNPRKREGFFKNLIVRKSFAENTLMLHLITHEDPDKHFNANGFVEKCRSCFGERLTSVFHGINDQTGDRSSLEAKHIRLLYGADHVTEQLNGLQFKIGVQSFFQPNPRCAELLYAKAIDYAMAPGLRGEAMLDLFCGTGTITQLLAQKLPERTITGVEIVGSAVEDARDNAIRNQLTNVDFHTGDVGKFLYAHPHLQHNIALVMMDPPRAGIAPKTLEKVIRLGAHRMVYISCNPATQARDCERLTEAGYQLKKLTLVDQFPHTSHVEAVALFEK
- the rocD gene encoding ornithine--oxo-acid transaminase, which translates into the protein MSAATAAAIERENKHGAHNYHPLPVVLERGEGVYVWDVDGKKYFDFLSAYSAVNQGHCHPHIIGALKTQAEKLTLTSRAFHSDALGEYEEFVTNYFGFDKVLPMNTGAEAVETAIKLCRKWAYERKGVASDKAKIIVCDQNFHGRTTTIISFSNDEDARRNFGPYTPGFIRIPYNNLKALEQALEDKDVAGFLVEPIQGEAGVMVPDADFLPKAAAMCRERNVLFIADEVQTGIARTGSLLAVCGNCNCENACERGNSYTRPDVLILGKALSGGVYPVSAVLANNEVMDVIKPGQHGSTFGGNPLAARVAVAALEVVSNEKLAQHARRMGNIFRTEMEKFITDSKTVVKVRGKGLLNAIVINDSPEGKMAWEICLKLRDNGLLAKPTHGNIIRFAPPLVMTEEQLMECIDIIKRSINQYEASRG